In a genomic window of Myotis daubentonii chromosome X, mMyoDau2.1, whole genome shotgun sequence:
- the LOC132225056 gene encoding eukaryotic translation initiation factor 3 subunit K-like — MAMFEQVRAKVGKLFKGIDRYNPENLATLERYVETQAKGNAYDLEANLAVLKLYQFNPSFFQTTVTAQILLKALTNLPHTDFTLCKCMSDRAHQEERPIRQILYLGNLLETCHLQAFWQALDENVDLLGGVTGFEDSVRKFICHVVGITYQHIDRWLLAKVLGDLTDSQLKVWMSKYSWSADESGQIFICSQEESIKPKNSVEKIDFDSVSSIMASSQ, encoded by the coding sequence ATGGCCATGTTTGAACAGGTGAGAGCGAAAGTGGGCAAGTTGTTCAAGGGCATCGACAGATACAATCCTGAGAATCTGGCCACCCTGGAGCGCTATGTGGAGACACAGGCCAAGGGGAATGCCTATGATCTGGAAGCCAACCTGGCTGTCCTGAAGCTGTACCAGTTCAACCCATCCTTCTTTCAGACCACGGTCACTGCTCAGATCCTGCTAAAGGCCCTCACCAACCTGCCCCACACTGACTTCACCCTTTGCAAGTGCATGAGTGACCGGGCCCATCAAGAAGAACGGCCTATCCGACAGATTTTGTACCTTGGAAACCTGCTAGAGACCTGCCACTTGCAGGCCTTCTGGCAAGCCCTGGATGAAAACGTGGACCTTTTGGGAGGTGTAACTGGTTTTGAAGATTCTGTCCGAAAATTTATCTGCCATGTCGTGGGTATCACTTATCAGCACATCGATCGCTGGCTGCTGGCCAAGGTGCTCGGGGACCTGACCGACAGCCAGCTAAAGGTGTGGATGAGCAAGTACAGCTGGAGCGCTGATGAGTCGGGCCAGATCTTCATCTGTAGCCAGGAAGAGAGCATTAAGCCCAAAAACAGTGTGGAGAAGATCGACTTTGACAGTGTGTCCAGCATCATGGCCTCCTCCCAGTAA
- the IRS4 gene encoding insulin receptor substrate 4, with amino-acid sequence MASCSFAHDRATRRLRAAAAATAAALAAVATTPLLSSGTLTALIGTGSSCPGAMWLSSATGSRPHSESDEEDLPVGEEVCKRGYLRKQKHGHKRYFVLKLETADAPARLEYYENARKFRHSVRAAAAAAAAAASGASAPALIPPRRVITLYQCFSVSQRADARYRHLIALFTQDEYLALVAENESEQESWYLLLSRLILESKRRRCGTPCAQLDGEPVALAAPAVAEPPFYKDVWQVIVKPRGLGHRKELSGVFRLCLTDEEVVFVRLNTEVASVVVQLLSIRRCGHSEQYFFLEVGRSTVIGPGELWMQVDDCVVAQNMHELFLEKMKALCADEYRARCRSYSISIGAHLLTLLSTRRHLDMVPQEPGGWLRRSRFEQFCHLRAIGDGKNEMLLTRHSATPSEPVPHSRRGRLHLPRARRSRRTISVPASFFRRLAPCSVRARQTAEPPSDRVCLFSEASSSGSGNSGEEGNPQGQAGQEGNTGDYMPMNNWGSGGGQGSSGQGSSSQSSGGNQCSGRRQGSGGGQGCSGGQGSGGQGAGGNQCSGNGQGPAGGHGSSSSQGASGGHGSGSGQGPGDGHNSGGGKNSGGGKGSGSGKDSDGNGEWAKSLKKRSYFGKLIQSKQQQIPPPPPPSPPPPPAGATGGKGKSGGRFRLYFCADRAATKERKEVKDAETLEGAARGPHRARAFNEDEDDPYVPMRPGVATPLESSSDYMPMAPQNVSASVKFHSRASFEDSRGYMMMFPRVSPPPAPIPPKASDPDKKDDSKDNDSDSDYMFMAPGAGAIPKKPQNPQGGSSSKSWSSYFSLPKTFRSSPLGQSDHSEYVPMLSGKLLGKGLDKEASSIRGPKYAASKPSVEGFEATLQSVSKPGAGSSPPKPSDDGPPKDQAKIPNQLSFITKGNKIEPKTQKPTREQREADSSSDYVNTDFTKRSSNPPAPVTQGLPRSWGIIANPRQSAFSHYMNIEFRVPFRNATNVLSNLLRAIPGANRFFLDSTRPLLPLLTSATGSNANEEECEYIEVTFNPAMAPALPFGDRAIRYDAETGRIYVVDPFSECCMDISLSPSRCSEPPPVARLLQEEEVERSPQSRSQSIFASTRAAVSAFPTDSLERDLYTSRGSTSAVGAEPTLAVGRALAAASALAAVPGMGAAAAGFEAASGFNSASACWFQPVANAAGAAAGAEAVRGSHVVDGSNPRAQNPSADLARGENGAGEAAAAAAAPPPPPRHWLPRLPEREDSDEEDTYVRMDFAGPEDK; translated from the coding sequence ATGGCGAGTTGCTCTTTCGCTCACGACCGAGCGACAAGGAGGCTGAGAGCTGCAGCAGCGGCTACGGCGGCAGCTCTGGCTGCAGTGGCGACCACCCCACTTCTTTCCTCGGGAACCCTCACCGCACTCATTGGGACCGGGTCTTCTTGTCCGGGAGCCATGTGGCTTTCCTCAGCCACGGGCTCCCGGCCACACTCCGAGTCTGATGAGGAGGACCTCCCCGTCGGCGAGGAAGTCTGCAAACGCGGCTACCTGCGGAAGCAGAAGCATGGGCACAAGCGCTACTTCGTGCTCAAACTCGAGACCGCCGACGCCCCAGCCCGGCTGGAATACTACGAAAATGCCAGGAAGTTCCGGCACAGTGTCCGCGCCGCGGCCGCtgcagcagccgccgccgcctccggcGCCTCGGCCCCGGCGCTCATCCCGCCACGGCGCGTGATCACCCTGTACCAGTGCTTCTCCGTGAGCCAGCGAGCCGACGCAAGGTACCGACATCTCATCGCCCTTTTCACCCAGGACGAGTATTTGGCTTTGGTGGCCGAAAACGAGTCGGAGCAAGAGAGCTGGTACTTGCTGCTCAGCCGCCTCATCCTCGAGAGCAAACGCCGCCGCTGCGGCACGCCCTGCGCGCAGCTGGATGGAGAGCCGGTCGCGCTGGCGGCCCCAGCGGTGGCGGAGCCACCGTTCTACAAAGATGTGTGGCAGGTAATAGTCAAACCCAGGGGGCTGGGGCATAGAAAAGAGCTGAGCGGCGTGTTCCGGCTCTGTCTTACCGACGAGGAGGTTGTGTTTGTGAGGCTGAATACCGAGGTGGCCAGCGTGGTGGTCCAGCTCCTGAGCATCCGTCGCTGCGGACACTCTGAGCAGTATTTTTTCTTGGAAGTCGGCAGGTCCACCGTCATCGGTCCAGGGGAGCTCTGGATGCAGGTCGATGACTGTGTGGTGGCCCAAAATATGCATGAGCTCTTTTTGGAGAAGATGAAAGCCTTGTGTGCAGACGAATACCGAGCCCGCTGCCGCAGCTACAGCATCAGCATCGGGGCCCACCTGTTAACCCTGCTGTCCACTAGGAGGCACCTGGACATGGTGCCGCAGGAGCCCGGTGGCTGGCTAAGAAGGTCCCGCTTTGAACAATTTTGCCACCTCCGGGCCATCGGTGATGGAAAAAACGAGATGCTCCTCACCAGGCACTCTGCAACACCCAGCGAGCCTGTGCCCCACTCCAGGCGTGGAAGACTGCACCTGCCCAGAGCGCGCAGGTCCAGGAGAACGATTTCTGTGCCAGCCAGCTTTTTTCGACGCCTAGCACCCTGCTCGGTGCGTGCTCGGCAGACTGCAGAACCTCCCAGCGACAGAGTTTGCCTGTTTTCTGAAGCGTCTAGTTCCGGTTCTGGCAACTCTGGGGAAGAAGGCAATCCGCAAGGCCAAGCGGGTCAGGAAGGAAACACAGGTGACTACATGCCCATGAACAATTGGGGCTCAGGAGGTGGCCAGGGCTCAAGTGGCCAAGGCTCCAGTAGCCAGAGCTCAGGAGGAAACCAGTGCTCAGGCCGCAGACAGGGCTCCGGAGGTGGCCAGGGATGTAGTGGTGGTCAGGGCTCAGGGGGCCaaggtgcaggaggaaaccaatgcTCAGGAAATGGCCAGGGCCCCGCAGGTGGGCATGGTTCCAGCAGTAGCCAGGGAGCCAGTGGTGGGCACGGCTCAGGTAGTGGCCAGGGACCAGGAGATGGCCATAATTCAGGTGGTGGCAAGAACTCTGGAGGGGGCAAAGGCTCAGGAAGTGGGAAAGATTCCGATGGCAATGGTGAGTGGGCAAAATCTCTGAAGAAAAGATCCTACTTTGGCAAGTTAATTCAAAGCAAGCAACAGCAAatcccaccacctccaccaccttcGCCTCCACCTCCGCCAGCAGGAGCAACTGGTGGAAAAGGGAAGTCTGGGGGAAGGTTCCGACTTTATTTTTGTGCTGACAGAGCAGCCACAAAAGAACGCAAAGAAGTCAAAGATGCAGAGACTCTGGAAGGTGCAGCTCGGGGTCCTCACAGAGCCAGAGCTTTTAATGAGGATGAGGACGACCCATACGTGCCAATGAGGCCAGGGGTGGCTACCCCTCTGGAAAGCTCCAGTGATTATATGCCAATGGCTCCTCAAAATGTTTCTGCTTCAGTAAAGTTTCACTCCCGAGCCTCTTTTGAAGATTCAAGAGGGTACATGATGATGTTTCCCAGAGTGAGCCCACCACCTGCCCCAATTCCTCCAAAAGCATCTGATCCTGATAAAAAGGATGACTCTAAGGACAATGACAGTGACAGTGATTACATGTTTATGGCTCCTGGAGCCGGTGCAattccaaaaaaaccccaaaatccTCAGGGAGGCTCTTCCTCCAAAAGTTGGAGCTCCTACTTCTCTCTGCCAAAAACTTTTCGGAGCTCCCCATTGGGACAGAGTGACCACAGTGAGTATGTACCAATGTTATCTGGAAAACTCCTGGGGAAGGGCCTAGACAAAGAAGCCTCCTCAATCAGGGGCCCCAAATATGCAGCTTCAAAGCCTTCAGTTGAGGGCTTCGAAGCTACCCTCCAGTCAGTCTCAAAGCCTGGAGCTGGGAGTTCACCTCCAAAGCCTTCAGATGATGGGCCCCCCAAGGACCAGGCTAAGATACCTAACCAactttcttttattacaaaaggaaataaaattgagCCAAAAACACAAAAGCCCACACGTGAGCAGAGAGAGGCTGACAGCTCTAGTGACTACGTCAACACTGACTTCACTAAAAGAAGTAGCAATCCGCCAGCCCCTGTTACTCAAGGACTGCCACGTTCGTGGGGCATAATTGCTAACCCCAGACAGTCAGCCTTTTCTCATTACATGAATATTGAGTTCAGAGTGCCATTTCGAAATGCAACAAACGTCCTCTCAAATCTTTTAAGAGCGATTCCAGGTGCCAACCGCTTCTTTCTGGACAGTACTAGGCCACTTCTGCCTCTTCTTACCAGTGCTACAGGTAGCAATGCTAATGAGGAAGAGTGTGAGTACATTGAAGTGACTTTCAACCCAGCAATGGCACCAGCCTTGCCTTTTGGTGACCGTGCCATTCGCTATGATGCTGAAACAGGTCGAATCTATGTGGTTGACCCATTTTCTGAATGCTGTatggacatttctctctcccctagCCGCTGCTCAGAACCACCACCTGTAGCTAGGCTGCTGCAGGAAGAAGAGGTAGAGAGAAGCCCACAAAGCCGTTCGCAAAGTATCTTTGCATCCACCAGAGCTGCTGTCTCGGCTTTCCCTACCGACAGCCTGGAGAGAGACCTCTACACCTCCAGAGGCTCGACCTCCGCTGTGGGCGCTGAGCCAACCCTAGCTGTAGGCCGGGCTCTAGCCGCTGCCTCCGCCCTCGCCGCGGTCCCCGGTATGGGAGCAGCCGCCGCGGGCTTTGAGGCTGCCTCTGGATTtaactctgcctctgcctgctggttcCAACCTGTTGCTAACGCTGCTGGTGCCGCTGCTGGTGCCGAAGCAGTAAGGGGTTCCCACGTTGTCGATGGCTCCAACCCTAGAGCCCAAAACCCATCTGCAGACCTTGCCAGAGGTGAGAACGGGGCTGGTGaggctgctgctgcagctgctgctcccccGCCACCACCTCGCCACTGGTTGCCTAGGCTCCCCGAGCGAGAAGATTCTGACGAGGAAGACACATACGTGAGAATGGACTTCGCCGGACCTGAGGACAAATAG